From the Comamonas odontotermitis genome, one window contains:
- a CDS encoding fumarylacetoacetate hydrolase family protein yields MPHFDSPLAFVPTDLAHALQHATASGLALDAAVWPQVQSAADVLGVHQARAHMWGDAERAPLHWKSGGANRSQPLTHAPLPPQGVRGTGVDLGDIPFLLRGVEAEIALRIGCDVDADAAARLGEADADALVDAMAVSIEIVDSRWQQQLQAPEALKAADLLCHGALVLGEWQPYRARNWALQRCSVQVGRQPLVERQGSHSLQDPAWLLSQWLRHATRHFGTVQAGTVVTTGSWCGLLLAAKGDAIRVRFDGIGEAALQL; encoded by the coding sequence ATGCCGCACTTCGATTCGCCTCTCGCTTTTGTACCGACCGATCTGGCGCATGCCTTGCAACATGCTACCGCCTCGGGCCTTGCGCTGGATGCTGCCGTATGGCCGCAGGTACAGTCCGCTGCCGATGTGCTGGGCGTGCACCAGGCGCGGGCGCATATGTGGGGTGACGCGGAGCGTGCGCCTCTGCACTGGAAGAGCGGCGGTGCAAACCGCAGCCAGCCGTTGACTCATGCACCGCTGCCTCCTCAAGGCGTACGTGGCACGGGCGTGGATCTCGGAGACATCCCTTTCCTGCTGCGTGGGGTGGAAGCGGAGATAGCTCTGCGCATAGGCTGCGATGTGGATGCCGACGCTGCAGCGCGCCTGGGCGAAGCAGACGCCGATGCGCTGGTGGATGCAATGGCGGTCAGCATCGAGATCGTCGATTCGCGCTGGCAACAGCAATTGCAGGCGCCCGAAGCACTCAAGGCGGCCGATCTGCTATGCCATGGTGCCCTGGTGCTGGGCGAATGGCAGCCCTATCGCGCGCGGAATTGGGCGTTGCAGCGCTGCTCCGTGCAGGTGGGCAGACAGCCACTGGTGGAGCGCCAGGGCAGCCATTCGCTGCAGGACCCTGCCTGGCTGCTTTCGCAGTGGCTGCGTCATGCCACCCGCCATTTTGGAACCGTGCAGGCTGGCACGGTGGTGACGACCGGCAGTTGGTGCGGTTTGCTGCTGGCGGCAAAAGGGGATGCCATCCGCGTGCGCTTTGATGGCATTGGCGAAGCGGCCTTACAGCTATGA
- a CDS encoding YaiO family outer membrane beta-barrel protein, which produces MKHLTTLAFVGLSAASLWMPGISSAQTAEGEAAAPTATAPEAAPAPAPSADFEPGRRGRMDVGMGYSTLTGGNSNWNDQFVRGHIGLKPGTTLNWDLSSQRHFDERGTVGALSLTHTLSPWWYMSVGASAGSADFQNKYRGDIAIYRKWTDTQQWVTGLALMKSASRDGVHRDTGVTASVAYYSTNAWVAEGGVVYNKSNPGAVDGFRGFAALTLGTEKQHYFTARIDHGKEGYLPTGAIADSGNHVGFQSTELSLQWRQWLAKDWGYVVGGQFYRNPYYNRKGLSAALFFDF; this is translated from the coding sequence ATGAAGCATCTCACCACCCTTGCATTCGTGGGACTGAGCGCAGCCAGTCTGTGGATGCCCGGCATCTCATCCGCCCAGACCGCAGAAGGCGAAGCTGCGGCGCCCACAGCCACGGCGCCCGAAGCGGCGCCAGCGCCAGCACCATCCGCTGATTTCGAGCCCGGGCGCCGTGGCCGGATGGACGTCGGCATGGGGTATTCCACGCTGACGGGTGGCAACAGCAATTGGAACGACCAGTTCGTCCGTGGCCATATAGGACTCAAGCCCGGAACCACCTTGAACTGGGATCTGTCCAGCCAGCGCCACTTCGACGAGCGTGGCACAGTCGGCGCCCTGTCACTGACCCATACCCTGTCGCCCTGGTGGTACATGTCCGTCGGCGCCAGCGCGGGCTCTGCCGATTTTCAGAACAAGTACCGGGGCGACATTGCCATCTACCGCAAATGGACCGACACCCAGCAGTGGGTTACCGGCCTGGCGTTGATGAAATCTGCCAGCCGCGACGGCGTCCATCGCGACACCGGCGTCACCGCATCGGTGGCGTACTACTCCACCAATGCATGGGTTGCCGAAGGCGGCGTGGTCTACAACAAGTCCAACCCCGGTGCGGTCGATGGCTTTCGCGGCTTTGCAGCGCTGACCCTGGGCACCGAGAAGCAGCACTATTTCACGGCGCGCATCGACCATGGCAAGGAAGGCTATCTGCCCACCGGCGCCATCGCCGACAGCGGCAACCATGTCGGCTTTCAATCCACCGAACTCAGCCTGCAGTGGCGCCAGTGGCTGGCAAAGGATTGGGGATACGTCGTGGGCGGGCAGTTCTATCGCAATCCCTACTACAACCGCAAGGGACTGAGCGCCGCGCTTTTCTTTGATTTCTAG
- the wecB gene encoding non-hydrolyzing UDP-N-acetylglucosamine 2-epimerase produces MTSSTRSSVVAIMGTRPEIIKMAPVVLALREQGILTHVLHTGQHEEMAWPLYEFFGIQPEEIIRLKREVPTLPALASELMSAIGTQLSRLQPAAALVHGDTSSAAMGALAAAFLQIPVGHVEAGLRSGRMDEPFPEEINRSLIGRVSHWHFAPTAQASSNLEKENVPGTISIVGNTVVDAVLLAAQHVRAQRLAGQPIANPDFQWFLDSGLRKLVLVTAHRRENWGAPMEQIASAVATLLQQCPDAAVIWPLHLNPLVQQSVRAVHAASTPDIQQRWRLAAPLDYPPMVEIMDAADLLLTDSGGIQEEGLSLHKPLLVMRDVTERPEVITCGGGLLVGTDPQRIVSAATSVLADGRLPGLASTHGQANPFGDGTSGAQIAAVLHRHLHDVPAATPNTRSL; encoded by the coding sequence ATGACATCATCCACCCGTTCATCCGTTGTCGCCATCATGGGCACCCGCCCTGAAATCATCAAGATGGCACCTGTTGTCCTCGCACTGCGCGAACAGGGCATACTGACCCATGTGCTGCATACCGGGCAGCACGAAGAGATGGCCTGGCCGCTGTATGAATTCTTCGGTATCCAGCCGGAGGAAATCATCCGTCTCAAGCGCGAAGTACCCACCTTGCCGGCCCTGGCAAGCGAGTTGATGTCGGCCATCGGCACCCAGCTCTCCCGCCTGCAGCCCGCAGCTGCCTTGGTCCACGGTGACACCAGCAGCGCTGCCATGGGGGCGCTGGCCGCCGCGTTCTTACAGATTCCCGTGGGCCATGTGGAAGCGGGTCTGCGTTCGGGACGCATGGATGAGCCCTTTCCCGAAGAAATCAACCGCAGCCTGATCGGCCGCGTCAGCCACTGGCACTTTGCACCTACTGCCCAGGCCAGCAGCAACCTGGAAAAGGAAAATGTACCGGGCACGATCTCCATTGTCGGCAACACCGTGGTAGATGCCGTGCTGCTGGCGGCACAGCATGTACGTGCCCAGCGTCTGGCGGGCCAGCCCATCGCCAACCCGGACTTCCAGTGGTTTCTGGACAGCGGCTTGCGCAAGCTCGTTCTGGTCACCGCCCACCGGCGCGAAAACTGGGGCGCGCCCATGGAACAGATCGCCAGTGCGGTGGCCACTCTGCTCCAGCAATGCCCGGATGCCGCCGTCATCTGGCCCCTGCACCTGAACCCTCTGGTACAGCAGAGCGTGCGCGCCGTCCATGCCGCCAGCACGCCCGATATTCAGCAACGCTGGCGCCTCGCCGCGCCGCTCGACTATCCCCCCATGGTGGAAATCATGGATGCTGCCGACCTGCTGCTCACCGACTCGGGAGGCATCCAGGAGGAAGGGCTGTCTCTGCACAAGCCCTTGCTGGTTATGCGCGATGTCACTGAGCGCCCGGAAGTCATTACCTGTGGCGGCGGATTGCTGGTCGGTACCGACCCGCAGCGCATCGTATCGGCTGCAACCAGCGTTCTGGCCGATGGCCGCCTGCCCGGCCTTGCCTCCACCCATGGGCAGGCCAACCCCTTTGGCGACGGAACCAGCGGTGCCCAGATTGCCGCCGTCCTGCACAGACATCTGCACGACGTTCCTGCCGCAACCCCCAACACCCGATCACTATGA
- a CDS encoding polysaccharide deacetylase family protein → MTKSLSWKQWLAASVAVLCVLAAIAWHQMSSRHASERYGSLTLLIPDSMAMDAPEVSIWTQAAAERGVLLTPLSISTWMRGVNYGAKAAQQAVIIPDTFHRRISDAAAQTLMDVVHAGGKAMVVQDGGLLDERGYYSPGQARFSAMLGVRYGDYDQYKENLSDYDEIMGSASTMEALGIPPGRYLNAKAAASLTSIAASDLARANPEFDSFVAGYTKDSQRFAVLKTDRPATPRILLQSADGNVVASIHRWGQGEAMFVNLPLTYLLERTDGIFLHGFLAYFSSEMVRQPSLLATPDGIGALVLNWHNDDRKAIGFLHTLQDEGIFDHGHQSMHFTAGPDVNREGDGLGMDLDHNPDAQEMVQKLRSQGHTIGNHGGWIHNYFGANANDSNGDDFEQYLDLNNQAVTKANGGQEPKEYSAPTGNQPLWVYDWMSAHGVKAYYTSGSVGMPPTRLWLGFRQVADAWAFPVLTYGQVASAEEASFQHMSVDEFGQWLQQLARFIEQTRTIRLSYFHPIGAVSYLPAVKAYIETMQGCADRAQCQFISMTEAADFLSSRAQVQWSLQEQGDDDVLTASHPQSLASMAWSIPKARYSGVQIQSGEANVQGTDQTWLVRAKAGQQLIMVLHRRP, encoded by the coding sequence ATGACGAAATCCCTGTCCTGGAAACAATGGCTGGCAGCCTCCGTCGCCGTGCTCTGTGTACTGGCAGCGATTGCCTGGCACCAGATGTCCAGCCGCCATGCCAGTGAGCGCTATGGCAGCCTCACCCTGCTGATCCCCGACTCCATGGCCATGGATGCGCCCGAAGTCAGCATCTGGACACAGGCGGCCGCAGAGCGCGGCGTGCTTCTGACACCGCTGTCCATCAGCACCTGGATGCGTGGGGTGAACTATGGCGCCAAGGCCGCTCAGCAAGCCGTCATCATTCCGGATACATTCCACCGCCGCATATCCGACGCCGCCGCGCAGACGCTGATGGACGTGGTGCACGCCGGTGGCAAGGCCATGGTGGTGCAGGATGGAGGCCTGCTGGACGAACGCGGTTACTACAGCCCTGGGCAGGCGCGCTTTTCCGCCATGCTGGGCGTGCGCTATGGCGACTACGACCAGTACAAGGAGAACCTGTCCGACTACGACGAAATCATGGGCTCTGCCTCCACCATGGAAGCCCTGGGTATACCGCCAGGCCGCTATCTCAATGCCAAGGCGGCGGCCAGCCTGACATCGATTGCCGCATCCGACCTGGCGCGCGCCAACCCGGAGTTCGACAGCTTTGTGGCGGGCTATACCAAGGATTCCCAGCGCTTTGCGGTCCTGAAGACAGACCGCCCTGCGACACCACGCATCCTGCTCCAGTCTGCCGACGGCAACGTGGTGGCAAGCATCCACCGCTGGGGCCAGGGCGAGGCGATGTTCGTCAACCTTCCCCTCACCTACCTGCTCGAACGTACCGACGGTATTTTTCTTCATGGATTCCTGGCCTACTTCTCCAGCGAGATGGTCAGGCAGCCGTCACTGCTGGCTACGCCCGATGGCATCGGCGCCCTGGTCCTGAACTGGCACAACGATGACCGCAAGGCCATCGGCTTTCTGCATACCCTGCAGGACGAAGGCATCTTTGACCATGGCCACCAGTCCATGCATTTCACTGCCGGCCCCGATGTGAACCGTGAAGGCGACGGGCTGGGCATGGACCTCGATCACAACCCTGACGCGCAGGAGATGGTTCAGAAGTTGCGCAGCCAGGGCCACACCATCGGCAACCATGGCGGATGGATCCACAACTATTTCGGCGCCAATGCCAACGACAGCAATGGTGACGACTTCGAACAATATCTGGATCTGAACAACCAGGCCGTGACCAAAGCCAACGGCGGCCAGGAGCCCAAGGAATACTCTGCACCAACAGGCAACCAGCCCCTGTGGGTGTATGACTGGATGTCTGCACATGGGGTGAAGGCCTACTACACCTCCGGCAGCGTGGGCATGCCTCCGACACGCCTGTGGCTGGGGTTTCGACAGGTCGCCGATGCCTGGGCATTCCCCGTGCTGACCTATGGCCAGGTGGCGTCAGCCGAAGAGGCCTCATTCCAGCACATGTCCGTCGATGAATTCGGGCAATGGCTGCAGCAGCTTGCCCGGTTCATTGAACAGACACGAACCATCCGGCTGAGTTATTTTCACCCCATCGGCGCCGTCAGCTACCTGCCGGCCGTCAAGGCGTATATAGAGACCATGCAAGGCTGTGCGGACCGCGCGCAATGCCAGTTCATATCGATGACCGAGGCCGCCGACTTTCTCAGCAGCCGGGCGCAGGTGCAGTGGTCATTGCAGGAGCAGGGCGACGACGACGTCCTGACAGCCTCCCACCCCCAATCCCTCGCCTCCATGGCCTGGTCGATTCCCAAAGCCCGGTATTCCGGCGTCCAGATACAGTCCGGGGAGGCGAATGTGCAAGGCACAGACCAGACCTGGCTGGTGCGCGCAAAAGCCGGCCAACAACTCATAATGGTATTGCACCGTCGTCCATGA
- a CDS encoding bactofilin family protein gives MSEVPYSWLFGVTWLLVTAAVFLIPLYPALRELYSRSDAGALEIDHLDNGRTDYAALRMVDQLPVLEEMPRTAQWQQDDRGQLVIPRGQTRLMAKTMRSVVLGFRAQIKALVSSDTVELQANSMVLHFLHANNIHCLGPVHLARLSSAVRNIVLSPGSRFQRLSATCIFTWPLKRSLGFPLDSLGDGMPLTVVQQRHHGDLQIPAGTVVQGGLVVTGNLRVEEMAVVTGHVKVHGSVTLAKGACVKGALFALDNIDTLGNNYIEGPLCAGKHLQLGPNSQVGSKQVPCSVSAWSIALLASVRVYGSMSAVRSGQVVL, from the coding sequence GTGAGTGAGGTTCCGTACTCCTGGCTGTTTGGCGTCACATGGCTACTCGTTACAGCGGCGGTCTTCCTGATTCCGCTGTACCCCGCGCTGCGGGAGTTGTATTCGCGCAGCGACGCCGGCGCTCTGGAAATCGACCATCTCGACAATGGCCGCACCGACTATGCTGCGTTGCGCATGGTCGATCAACTGCCTGTGCTGGAAGAGATGCCACGCACTGCGCAGTGGCAGCAGGACGACCGTGGGCAACTGGTCATTCCGCGCGGGCAGACGCGCCTGATGGCAAAAACCATGCGCTCGGTGGTACTGGGGTTTCGCGCTCAGATCAAGGCGCTGGTCTCCAGCGATACGGTGGAGCTGCAGGCCAACAGCATGGTGCTGCACTTTCTCCATGCCAACAACATCCATTGCCTGGGGCCGGTGCATCTGGCACGCCTGAGCAGCGCCGTACGCAATATCGTTCTCTCGCCCGGCAGCCGCTTCCAGCGCCTGTCGGCCACCTGCATCTTCACCTGGCCGCTGAAGCGGTCCCTAGGTTTTCCGCTGGACAGCCTGGGCGATGGCATGCCCCTGACTGTCGTTCAGCAACGCCACCATGGCGACCTGCAGATACCGGCGGGCACCGTGGTTCAAGGCGGACTGGTGGTCACCGGCAACCTGCGGGTCGAGGAAATGGCGGTGGTGACGGGCCATGTCAAGGTGCATGGAAGCGTCACCCTGGCCAAAGGAGCTTGCGTCAAAGGTGCCTTGTTCGCACTGGACAACATTGATACGCTGGGCAACAACTATATCGAGGGCCCGTTGTGTGCAGGCAAGCACCTGCAACTGGGGCCCAACAGCCAGGTCGGCAGCAAGCAGGTGCCATGCAGTGTGTCCGCATGGTCGATTGCGCTGCTGGCATCCGTTCGCGTCTATGGCAGCATGTCTGCCGTACGCTCAGGTCAGGTGGTGTTATGA
- a CDS encoding glycosyltransferase family 2 protein, protein MLKHQATKFEVGKVLAFAVGGLPVLAHAQPWAAGQSYDWLGWVLGLCLAALFVIVALEALYTFRHYAFTLNRLFARQRPIYAGIEQANWPHITVFIAAHNEEAVISGCIEALLNVDYPRDRLTIMPVNDRSTDGTRQIIDSYADRNPGRLQLFHRQDGPPGKAAALADATSIVQAQGQSELIVIFDADYLPGKKIIKQLVAPFLDPEIGAVMGRVVPQNAGVNLLTRLLDLERSGGYQVDQQARYNIGAVAQYGGTVGGIRLSALKEVGGWTPNVLAEDTDLTYRLLLKGWQTAYLGYAECYEEVPESWAVRFRQIGRWAKGHNQVLAKFWQQMVTRKSLTMMERVDGLALLGVFLMSPILLIGWVLALIVTVTGYSINANVNIALLMLLITTGFACVGNFAAFFEVAAAVHLDGHQRRLRLLPLLLTGFVVSMIAVSKATLDGLVLDRLLKRQFKWDKTVRYRQTSPTPLQEATSE, encoded by the coding sequence GTGCTGAAACATCAAGCAACAAAATTTGAAGTAGGCAAAGTCCTCGCATTTGCCGTGGGAGGGCTGCCGGTACTGGCCCACGCCCAACCTTGGGCAGCGGGTCAAAGCTACGACTGGCTGGGGTGGGTGCTGGGCCTGTGCCTGGCCGCACTGTTCGTCATCGTGGCGCTGGAGGCGCTCTACACCTTTCGGCACTACGCCTTCACACTGAACCGCTTGTTCGCGCGTCAGCGACCCATCTACGCCGGGATCGAGCAGGCCAACTGGCCGCACATCACCGTTTTCATTGCTGCGCACAACGAAGAAGCCGTCATCTCCGGCTGCATCGAGGCGCTGCTGAACGTGGACTACCCGCGCGATCGCCTGACCATCATGCCGGTCAACGACCGCTCCACCGATGGAACGCGCCAGATCATCGACAGCTATGCAGACCGCAACCCAGGCCGCCTGCAGCTTTTCCACCGCCAGGACGGCCCCCCCGGCAAGGCGGCAGCGCTGGCCGATGCCACCAGCATCGTTCAGGCCCAGGGCCAGTCCGAGCTGATCGTGATCTTCGATGCGGACTATCTGCCCGGCAAGAAGATCATCAAGCAGCTGGTCGCCCCTTTCCTGGACCCCGAAATCGGCGCCGTCATGGGCCGGGTGGTGCCACAGAATGCAGGTGTCAACCTGCTGACGCGGTTGCTCGATCTGGAGCGCTCCGGCGGCTACCAGGTCGATCAGCAGGCGCGCTACAACATTGGCGCGGTCGCACAGTATGGCGGCACCGTCGGCGGCATCCGCCTCAGTGCGCTGAAAGAGGTTGGCGGCTGGACGCCCAATGTGCTGGCCGAGGACACCGATCTCACCTACCGCCTGCTGCTCAAAGGCTGGCAAACCGCGTACCTGGGCTATGCCGAATGTTACGAGGAAGTACCGGAGAGCTGGGCGGTGCGATTTCGTCAGATTGGCCGCTGGGCCAAGGGCCACAACCAGGTGCTGGCCAAATTCTGGCAGCAGATGGTCACACGCAAGAGCCTGACGATGATGGAGCGCGTCGACGGCCTGGCTTTGCTCGGGGTGTTCCTGATGTCGCCCATCCTGCTGATCGGCTGGGTACTGGCGTTGATCGTGACGGTCACGGGCTACAGCATCAATGCCAATGTCAATATCGCCTTGCTGATGCTGCTGATCACCACCGGCTTTGCATGCGTGGGTAATTTTGCGGCCTTTTTCGAAGTGGCCGCCGCCGTGCACCTGGATGGCCATCAGCGGCGCCTGCGCCTGCTGCCCCTGCTGCTGACCGGCTTTGTCGTCAGCATGATTGCAGTGTCCAAGGCCACGCTCGACGGGCTGGTGCTCGACAGACTCTTGAAGCGGCAGTTCAAATGGGACAAGACCGTGCGCTACCGACAAACCTCGCCAACGCCGCTGCAAGAGGCAACCAGTGAGTGA
- a CDS encoding Bug family tripartite tricarboxylate transporter substrate binding protein codes for MQRRHFLSLSALGAFGAAPSLGFAVDAYPTKPIRVVIPYAAGGVTDSVGRKLCENLGKALGQALVVDNKAGAGGTLGMGDVARAPADGYTLALSAISPLTLSPHLMKLAYDPATSIAAVAPMMYSPVYVLATPAFSGKSWEDLIAQAKAKPETIRFATSGIGSVGHIMLEQIQARTGAKMIHVPYKGVGQTVNDAVGGHFEIMLGNPFGTINGLLQQGTLRLLATTGPQRAPNQPQARTLAELGVPEANLTSLFGFMAPGKTPPAIVAQLARAIQTQLDEPGIQELMRSTDNVPLKMSPAEFTELLRKESTANAKIIAQAGIKL; via the coding sequence ATGCAACGCCGCCACTTTCTCTCCCTCTCCGCGCTCGGCGCCTTTGGCGCAGCGCCAAGCCTTGGCTTCGCTGTCGATGCCTACCCCACCAAGCCGATCCGCGTGGTCATTCCCTACGCCGCAGGCGGCGTGACCGACAGCGTGGGCCGCAAACTGTGCGAAAACCTGGGCAAGGCCCTGGGCCAGGCCTTGGTGGTGGACAACAAGGCCGGCGCCGGCGGCACTCTGGGCATGGGCGATGTGGCCCGTGCGCCAGCCGACGGCTACACCCTGGCGCTGTCGGCCATCAGCCCGCTCACCTTGTCGCCGCATCTGATGAAGCTGGCCTATGACCCGGCCACCTCGATCGCCGCCGTGGCACCCATGATGTACTCGCCCGTCTACGTGCTGGCTACGCCGGCCTTCAGCGGCAAAAGCTGGGAAGACCTGATCGCGCAGGCCAAGGCCAAGCCGGAAACGATCCGCTTTGCCACGTCCGGCATCGGCTCGGTAGGCCACATCATGCTCGAGCAGATCCAGGCTCGGACAGGCGCAAAGATGATCCATGTACCTTACAAAGGTGTAGGCCAGACCGTGAACGATGCCGTGGGCGGGCACTTCGAGATCATGCTGGGCAATCCCTTTGGCACCATCAACGGCCTGCTCCAGCAAGGCACCCTGCGTCTGCTGGCCACCACCGGGCCCCAGCGCGCACCCAACCAGCCCCAGGCCAGGACATTGGCGGAACTGGGCGTGCCCGAGGCCAATCTGACATCGCTGTTCGGCTTCATGGCGCCCGGCAAGACGCCGCCTGCCATCGTGGCCCAGCTCGCCAGGGCCATACAGACCCAGCTCGACGAGCCCGGCATCCAGGAGCTGATGCGCAGCACCGACAACGTGCCACTCAAGATGAGCCCCGCCGAGTTCACGGAGCTGCTGCGCAAGGAAAGCACGGCCAACGCGAAGATCATTGCACAGGCAGGAATCAAACTGTAA
- a CDS encoding enoyl-CoA hydratase: protein MSLIDLHHAHATLEDNGVATLTFRNAGSLNILSSPVLTDLAQAFEALSKDERIRVLVLRGSGDKAFVAGADIKEMRSLNADNAAAFITRLRTVCEAARQFPTPVIARLPGWTLGGGLELACACDIRVASNRVQCGMPEVKVGIPSVIHAALLPRLIGAARTQWLLLTGDNIDAAQSLQWGLLDHVVAPDRLDEEVERLARQLAGYGPQALRQQKRMLRAWEKQSIDAAIDDSVQEFANAFKTGEPQAYMASFGGKH from the coding sequence ATGAGCCTGATCGATCTCCACCACGCCCACGCCACCCTTGAGGACAATGGCGTTGCCACCCTCACCTTCCGCAATGCGGGCAGCCTCAACATCCTGTCGTCACCGGTGTTGACCGATCTGGCGCAAGCTTTCGAAGCGCTATCAAAAGATGAGCGAATCCGCGTGCTGGTGCTGCGTGGCAGCGGCGACAAGGCCTTTGTCGCCGGAGCCGACATCAAGGAGATGCGCAGCCTGAATGCCGACAACGCAGCCGCCTTCATCACGCGCCTGCGCACGGTGTGCGAGGCCGCACGCCAGTTTCCCACACCCGTCATTGCACGCCTTCCGGGTTGGACGCTGGGCGGCGGGCTGGAACTCGCCTGCGCCTGCGACATCCGCGTGGCCAGCAACCGGGTGCAATGCGGCATGCCCGAGGTGAAGGTGGGCATTCCTTCCGTCATCCACGCAGCATTGCTGCCCCGCCTGATTGGCGCTGCCCGCACGCAGTGGCTGCTGCTGACCGGCGACAACATCGATGCCGCGCAATCGCTGCAGTGGGGCCTGCTCGACCATGTGGTGGCGCCCGATCGCCTGGACGAAGAAGTGGAGCGCCTTGCCAGGCAACTGGCTGGCTATGGCCCCCAGGCCCTGCGCCAGCAAAAGCGCATGTTGCGCGCATGGGAAAAACAGTCCATCGACGCAGCCATTGACGACAGCGTGCAGGAGTTCGCCAATGCCTTCAAGACCGGCGAGCCCCAGGCCTACATGGCGAGTTTTGGCGGCAAACACTAA